In one window of Gemmatimonadota bacterium DNA:
- a CDS encoding PadR family transcriptional regulator produces MARPKNDILQGTLALLVLKCLAAQGRLHGYAITAHIQRVSDDLLRVEEGSLYPALHRMEQQGWVKAEWGITEKNREARFYGLTALGRKQLAVEEESWQRLTTGVNRVLRLA; encoded by the coding sequence ATGGCGCGGCCGAAGAACGACATCCTCCAGGGCACCCTCGCCCTGCTCGTCCTCAAGTGCCTGGCCGCCCAGGGCCGGCTGCACGGATACGCGATCACCGCCCATATCCAGCGGGTGTCGGACGACCTGCTCCGGGTGGAGGAGGGATCGCTGTATCCCGCGCTGCACCGCATGGAGCAGCAGGGATGGGTCAAGGCCGAGTGGGGCATCACCGAGAAGAACCGGGAGGCGCGCTTCTACGGCCTCACGGCGCTGGGCCGCAAGCAGCTTGCGGTCGAGGAAGAGAGCTGGCAGCGCCTGACCACCGGCGTCAACCGCGTCCTTCGCCTGGCCTGA
- a CDS encoding LLM class flavin-dependent oxidoreductase — MAPPLEFGLDTFGDVTRGADGHLLPHAQVLRHVVEEAVLADQVGVDFIGLGEHHRPDFAISSPEMVLATIAGRTTRLRLGSAVTVLGSDDPVRVFQRFSTLNATSGGRAEVILGRGSFTESFPLFGFDTGQYETLFEERLDLYARILEQDRTGTPLTWRGTTRAPLAGQRVYPPTEGGTLRTWVGVGGSPQSVVRAARHGFPLMLAIIGGDPRRFAPYVALYHRSLAEQGREPLPVGVHSPGYVGESDAQARADYWPGYQGLMNTIGRERGWPPVTRDQFEREVESGSLYVGSAETVARRVAATVQALGLARFQMKYSSGPLAHEKLLGSIERYGREVLPRVRALLDAAPAP; from the coding sequence ATGGCACCACCCCTCGAGTTCGGGCTCGACACCTTCGGTGACGTCACCCGTGGTGCCGATGGTCATCTCCTCCCCCACGCCCAGGTCCTCCGGCACGTGGTCGAGGAGGCGGTGCTCGCCGACCAGGTCGGCGTGGACTTCATCGGGCTCGGCGAACACCACCGCCCCGACTTCGCCATCTCCTCGCCCGAGATGGTGCTCGCCACGATCGCGGGACGCACCACCCGCCTCCGGCTCGGCTCCGCCGTCACCGTGCTCGGCTCCGACGACCCGGTGCGCGTGTTCCAGCGCTTCTCCACGCTCAACGCCACCTCCGGCGGCCGGGCCGAAGTGATCCTGGGCCGGGGATCGTTCACGGAGTCGTTCCCCCTGTTCGGGTTCGACACGGGGCAGTACGAGACGCTGTTCGAGGAGCGGCTCGACCTCTACGCCCGGATCCTGGAGCAGGACCGGACCGGCACGCCGCTCACCTGGCGGGGCACCACCCGCGCGCCGCTCGCGGGCCAGCGGGTCTATCCCCCCACGGAGGGCGGGACGCTGCGCACCTGGGTGGGCGTGGGCGGGAGCCCGCAGTCGGTGGTGCGCGCCGCGCGCCACGGCTTCCCGCTCATGCTCGCCATCATCGGGGGCGACCCGCGGCGCTTTGCGCCCTACGTGGCGCTGTACCACCGCTCCCTCGCGGAGCAGGGCCGGGAGCCGCTCCCGGTGGGGGTGCACTCGCCGGGCTACGTCGGCGAGAGCGATGCCCAGGCGCGCGCCGACTACTGGCCGGGGTACCAGGGGCTCATGAACACGATCGGCCGGGAGCGCGGCTGGCCGCCTGTCACCCGTGACCAGTTCGAGCGCGAGGTCGAGTCGGGCTCGCTCTACGTCGGCTCGGCGGAGACCGTGGCGCGCCGCGTCGCGGCCACCGTGCAGGCGCTCGGCCTGGCGCGGTTCCAGATGAAGTACAGTTCGGGCCCGCTGGCCCACGAGAAGCTGCTGGGCAGCATCGAGCGCTACGGCCGCGAGGTGCTGCCGCGGGTGCGGGCGCTGCTCGACGCCGCGCCGGCGCCGTGA
- a CDS encoding peptidylprolyl isomerase, which yields MAPLPARVDIPPGSPSPLTRTNPVPAIATRLLPSLALLPLLLGATAPLPGQTYAVGRIRTPQGEIRFLLDDRTPAHKASFLRLAAAHYWDSLTFNRVIPNFVAQGGCPDTPEGFSHFPDLLAPEFHDSLRHVYGAVGAGRDDNPGKVDPGCQFYIVANPAGLKRLDGNYTVFGQVFTGMDVVERIVAAPRDSTDTPHTPIPLTVDVVRMTAAELGRYGVRRP from the coding sequence ATGGCGCCCCTCCCCGCCCGCGTGGATATTCCCCCGGGCAGTCCCTCACCCCTCACCCGGACCAATCCCGTGCCAGCGATTGCCACGCGCCTCCTGCCCTCGCTCGCGCTCCTGCCGCTGCTCCTCGGCGCCACCGCGCCGCTCCCGGGCCAGACCTACGCGGTGGGGCGGATCCGCACCCCGCAGGGCGAGATCCGCTTCCTGCTCGACGACCGCACCCCGGCGCACAAGGCGAGCTTCCTCCGCCTGGCGGCGGCGCACTACTGGGACTCGCTCACCTTCAACCGCGTGATCCCCAACTTCGTCGCCCAGGGGGGCTGCCCCGACACCCCCGAGGGATTCTCGCACTTCCCGGACCTGCTGGCGCCGGAATTCCACGACAGCCTGCGCCACGTCTACGGCGCCGTCGGCGCGGGGCGCGACGACAATCCCGGCAAGGTCGACCCGGGGTGCCAGTTCTACATCGTGGCCAACCCGGCCGGGCTCAAGCGGCTCGACGGGAACTACACGGTGTTCGGCCAGGTGTTCACGGGCATGGACGTGGTGGAACGGATCGTGGCCGCGCCGCGCGACTCCACCGACACGCCGCACACGCCGATCCCGCTGACCGTGGACGTGGTGCGGATGACCGCGGCGGAGCTGGGACGGTACGGGGTGCGCCGGCCCTAA
- the dprA gene encoding DNA-protecting protein DprA has product MALSDERAAYVALALTPGIGPQRLTALLTACQTAHGALAAPFAFLCSVPSISPAAATAIGQASIAAGAAVLARVEAMGARCLLRDDPEYPTELRTIPDPPGVLFAQGDLSLLGRPAVAVVGSRDHSAYGGEVGRNIAGAAAAAGLVVVSGMARGLDAVAQTAALDAGGLTLGVLGNGLGVVYPAANRTLYQRVEERGLLLTEFPPGDKPMAGSFPRRNRLISGLARVTLVIEAAAGSGTLITVAMALEQGRDVMVVPGNITSPTSVGTNRLLRDGAEPLLEIADLLRHYPELGAAAAPAGEGGVARPAAPPPGLTPEEASIYQLLAAGPLGLDDLVARSDLPAARLLSLITTLELRGLLAPRAGRLALTNQ; this is encoded by the coding sequence GTGGCCCTGAGCGACGAACGGGCCGCGTACGTTGCGCTGGCCCTCACCCCCGGCATCGGTCCGCAGCGGCTCACGGCGCTGCTCACCGCCTGCCAGACAGCCCACGGCGCCCTCGCGGCGCCGTTTGCGTTTCTCTGCTCCGTGCCGAGCATCTCCCCCGCCGCGGCCACCGCCATCGGGCAGGCCAGCATCGCCGCGGGCGCCGCAGTGCTGGCGCGGGTCGAGGCGATGGGGGCCCGCTGCCTGCTGCGCGATGACCCGGAGTACCCCACGGAGCTGCGGACCATTCCCGACCCCCCGGGCGTGCTCTTTGCCCAGGGAGACCTCTCGTTGCTGGGCCGGCCGGCGGTCGCGGTGGTCGGCAGCCGGGACCACTCGGCGTACGGTGGCGAGGTGGGACGGAACATCGCGGGCGCGGCGGCGGCGGCTGGCCTGGTGGTGGTGAGCGGGATGGCCCGCGGCCTCGATGCCGTGGCCCAGACGGCCGCGCTCGACGCGGGCGGCCTGACGCTCGGTGTACTGGGGAACGGGCTCGGGGTGGTGTATCCCGCCGCCAACCGGACCCTCTACCAGCGGGTGGAGGAGCGTGGCCTGCTGCTCACCGAGTTCCCCCCGGGCGACAAGCCGATGGCGGGCAGCTTCCCGCGCCGCAACCGGCTGATCAGCGGGCTGGCCCGGGTAACGCTGGTCATCGAGGCGGCCGCCGGGTCGGGCACGCTCATCACGGTGGCGATGGCGCTGGAGCAGGGGCGGGACGTCATGGTGGTGCCCGGCAATATCACCAGCCCCACGTCGGTCGGGACCAACCGGCTGCTGCGCGATGGGGCCGAGCCGCTGCTGGAGATCGCCGACCTGCTGCGGCACTACCCCGAGCTCGGTGCGGCGGCGGCGCCGGCCGGGGAAGGTGGGGTGGCCCGGCCTGCCGCTCCCCCGCCCGGCCTCACCCCGGAGGAGGCCTCGATCTACCAGCTCCTGGCCGCCGGCCCCCTGGGGCTCGACGACCTGGTGGCCCGTTCCGACCTGCCGGCGGCCCGTCTCCTGAGCCTGATCACCACCCTGGAACTCCGCGGCCTGCTGGCCCCCCGGGCCGGCCGCCTTGCCCTGACCAACCAGTAA
- a CDS encoding ABC transporter permease, giving the protein MSWLARLQNLVRSARHGRDLDRELDFHLAELADTLEARGLPRAEAERAARRQFGHRAGVREATREVDIVAWLGTLSQDLRYAVRGLRASPGFTLTVMLSLGLGIGANTAIFSLFNALLLRSLPVTEPQALVQVTRGETGGAEFTNPIWEALRREQDIFSGILAFSYTPFNLASSGEARHVPGNFVGGDFFPALGVRPAAGRLLSGADDYRGCPALAVLGHGFWQSEYGGDPGVIGRTLTLEGRGFEVIGVAQAGFFGVEVGRSVQVYVPLCAEAIIQGTNSGLDVRAYWFLTILGRPRPGLTAADVDGRLAALSPGIFAATAPTDWDGDNLRSYRESRLQAVPAATGVSEMRLTYRPALLMLMGVVALVLLIACANVANLLLARGAARRHEIAMRLALGASRGRLIRQALTESLLLALLGAALGVCFARWSSTLLVRMLSTRGGGVWLDLSPDLRLLGFTAGIAVLTGLLFGLIPAWRATRVDPQGAMRAGGRGVVAGGSARLTLGKGLVLAQVALSLVLVSGAALLLGTFRTLATVDPGFEREGRLAVNLNLIAGGYGDAQRIALERQVLERLRLVPGVQEAGSVMVLPVSGAGWNGGVFRPGRPEPTEWQQRVSYFNRVSRGYFSASGTRLVAGRDFGPDDVAGGPTAVIVNQAMASKFFPGESPIGQSLLLETGPDPRLAVTVVGVVEDAKYRNLREAPEPIVYSALEQATDPSWAITYILKTDGAPDALVPSVRAAIAEVDPRASFSAFTVESQVARSLARERLLATLAGFFGGLALVLALVGLYGIMAYNVARRRNEIGIRLALGAERQRVLRMIVGEVGRLVVPGLALGLAGALAGGRLVESFLYGVRPGDPATLGATLALVLFVALAAGAIPAWRAARMDPMTALRED; this is encoded by the coding sequence ATGAGCTGGCTCGCCCGACTGCAGAACCTCGTCCGCTCCGCCCGCCACGGCCGGGACCTGGACCGGGAGCTCGATTTCCACCTGGCCGAACTGGCGGACACCCTCGAGGCGCGCGGCCTGCCGCGGGCCGAGGCGGAGCGGGCCGCCCGGCGGCAGTTCGGGCATCGTGCCGGGGTGCGTGAGGCGACCCGTGAGGTCGACATCGTGGCGTGGCTCGGGACCCTGAGCCAGGACCTCCGCTACGCGGTGCGCGGGCTGCGCGCCTCCCCGGGGTTCACGCTGACCGTGATGCTCTCCCTCGGTCTGGGCATCGGCGCCAACACCGCGATCTTCAGCCTCTTCAACGCCCTCCTGCTGCGCTCCCTGCCCGTGACCGAGCCGCAGGCGCTGGTCCAGGTCACCCGCGGGGAGACCGGCGGCGCGGAGTTCACCAACCCGATCTGGGAGGCGCTGCGGCGCGAGCAGGACATTTTCAGCGGCATCCTGGCCTTCTCATATACGCCGTTCAACCTGGCCAGCAGCGGCGAGGCCCGGCATGTCCCCGGCAACTTCGTCGGCGGCGACTTCTTTCCCGCGCTCGGGGTGCGGCCGGCGGCGGGCCGGCTGCTCTCCGGGGCAGACGACTATCGTGGCTGCCCCGCCCTGGCCGTGCTCGGGCACGGCTTCTGGCAATCCGAGTACGGCGGCGATCCGGGGGTCATCGGGCGCACGCTGACGCTCGAGGGCCGCGGCTTCGAAGTGATCGGTGTGGCGCAGGCCGGATTCTTCGGGGTGGAGGTGGGGCGGTCGGTGCAGGTGTACGTGCCGCTGTGCGCCGAGGCCATCATCCAGGGAACCAACTCGGGGCTTGACGTCCGGGCGTACTGGTTCCTGACGATCCTCGGGCGCCCCCGGCCGGGGCTCACGGCGGCCGACGTGGATGGCCGGCTGGCGGCGCTCTCACCCGGGATCTTTGCCGCGACGGCGCCCACTGACTGGGATGGGGACAACCTGCGCAGCTACCGGGAGAGCCGGCTCCAGGCGGTCCCGGCCGCCACCGGCGTCTCGGAGATGCGGCTGACCTACCGGCCGGCGCTCCTGATGCTCATGGGGGTGGTGGCGCTGGTCCTGCTGATTGCCTGCGCCAACGTCGCCAACCTGCTGCTCGCCCGGGGCGCCGCGCGGCGCCACGAGATCGCGATGCGGCTGGCCCTCGGCGCGAGCCGCGGCCGCCTCATCCGGCAGGCCCTCACCGAGAGCCTGCTGCTTGCGCTGCTCGGAGCGGCGCTGGGCGTCTGCTTTGCCCGGTGGAGCAGCACCCTGCTGGTGCGCATGCTGTCCACCCGTGGCGGAGGGGTGTGGCTCGACCTCTCGCCCGACCTCCGCCTGCTGGGATTCACCGCCGGGATCGCGGTGCTCACCGGACTCCTGTTCGGCCTGATCCCGGCGTGGCGAGCCACCCGGGTCGACCCGCAAGGCGCGATGCGCGCCGGGGGCCGCGGTGTGGTGGCCGGCGGATCGGCCCGACTGACGCTCGGCAAGGGGCTGGTGCTGGCCCAGGTGGCGCTCTCGCTGGTGCTGGTGAGCGGCGCCGCCCTCCTGCTCGGCACCTTCCGCACCCTGGCCACCGTCGATCCCGGCTTCGAGCGGGAGGGACGGCTGGCGGTCAACCTCAACCTGATCGCCGGCGGATATGGCGATGCCCAGCGCATCGCCCTCGAGCGCCAGGTCCTGGAACGCCTCCGCCTCGTGCCCGGCGTGCAGGAGGCGGGGTCGGTCATGGTGCTGCCCGTCTCGGGGGCCGGATGGAACGGGGGCGTCTTCCGCCCCGGACGGCCGGAGCCGACCGAGTGGCAGCAGCGGGTGAGCTACTTCAATCGCGTCAGTCGCGGCTACTTCTCTGCCAGCGGCACGCGCCTCGTCGCGGGCCGGGACTTCGGCCCGGACGACGTGGCGGGCGGACCGACCGCCGTGATCGTCAACCAGGCCATGGCGTCGAAGTTCTTCCCCGGCGAGTCGCCGATCGGTCAGTCCCTGCTGCTGGAGACGGGCCCGGACCCGCGGCTCGCGGTGACGGTGGTGGGGGTCGTGGAGGACGCCAAGTACCGGAACCTGCGGGAGGCGCCGGAGCCGATCGTCTACTCCGCCCTGGAACAGGCGACCGATCCCTCGTGGGCCATCACCTACATCCTCAAGACCGACGGCGCCCCCGACGCGCTGGTCCCCAGTGTGCGGGCCGCGATCGCGGAGGTCGATCCGCGGGCCTCGTTCTCCGCCTTCACGGTCGAGAGCCAGGTGGCTCGCTCACTGGCACGGGAACGCCTGCTGGCCACGCTCGCGGGCTTCTTCGGCGGCCTCGCGCTGGTACTGGCCCTGGTGGGGTTGTACGGCATCATGGCGTACAACGTGGCGCGGCGCCGCAACGAGATCGGCATCCGGCTCGCGCTCGGGGCCGAGCGGCAGCGCGTGCTGCGCATGATCGTGGGGGAGGTCGGCCGGCTGGTGGTGCCCGGCCTGGCCCTGGGGCTGGCGGGGGCGCTGGCCGGCGGCCGCCTAGTCGAGAGCTTCCTGTATGGCGTGCGCCCCGGCGACCCCGCCACCCTCGGGGCCACCCTGGCACTGGTCCTCTTCGTGGCCCTCGCTGCCGGGGCGATCCCCGCCTGGCGCGCGGCGCGGATGGATCCGATGACCGCGCTGCGGGAGGACTAG
- a CDS encoding D-glycero-beta-D-manno-heptose-7-phosphate kinase codes for MPTSALPRPRLTALLEQMRGRRVVVVGDAMLDRYLLGDTERISPEAPVPVVSVTERRLALGGAANVAANVAALGGQAQLVAVVGADRDGEALRGELGRLGIDDRFLLALPDRPTTTKTRVVARGQQVVRIDEEDAGELAAETAARLATLATEAIAQADAVLLEDYDKGVLHPRVIAATMQAAAARGLPTVVDPKFRSFFAYRGATVFKPNRRELGAAIPGIDLSSARALVEAVGRLQVENLLLTLGAGGMVLVNRDAGVPPHLIESEAREVYDVSGAGDTVTAWVGTALAAKATPIEAAEVANIAAGVEVAKRGVATVSPAEVLAAHRGA; via the coding sequence ATGCCGACCTCCGCGCTCCCTCGCCCCCGCCTCACCGCCCTGCTGGAGCAGATGCGCGGCCGCCGCGTGGTGGTCGTCGGCGACGCGATGCTCGACCGCTACCTCCTCGGCGACACCGAGCGGATCTCGCCCGAGGCGCCGGTGCCGGTGGTGAGCGTCACCGAGCGGCGGCTGGCGCTGGGTGGCGCGGCCAACGTCGCGGCGAATGTGGCGGCGCTCGGCGGCCAGGCCCAGCTGGTGGCGGTGGTGGGCGCCGATCGCGACGGCGAGGCGCTGCGCGGCGAGCTGGGGCGCCTGGGGATCGATGACCGGTTCCTCCTGGCCCTCCCCGATCGCCCCACCACGACCAAGACCCGCGTAGTGGCCCGCGGGCAGCAGGTGGTGCGCATCGACGAGGAAGACGCGGGCGAGCTCGCCGCCGAGACCGCCGCGCGGCTGGCCACGCTGGCCACCGAGGCCATCGCCCAGGCCGACGCGGTGCTGCTCGAGGACTACGACAAGGGCGTGCTCCACCCCCGGGTCATCGCCGCCACGATGCAGGCGGCCGCGGCGCGCGGACTGCCCACCGTGGTGGATCCCAAGTTCCGTTCCTTCTTCGCGTATCGCGGCGCGACGGTGTTCAAGCCCAACCGGCGGGAACTCGGCGCGGCGATCCCGGGCATCGACCTGAGTTCGGCGCGGGCGCTGGTCGAGGCGGTGGGGCGCCTGCAGGTGGAGAACCTCCTGCTCACCCTGGGGGCCGGCGGGATGGTGCTGGTGAACCGCGATGCGGGGGTGCCACCGCACCTGATCGAAAGTGAGGCGCGCGAGGTGTACGACGTCTCGGGCGCCGGGGACACCGTCACCGCGTGGGTCGGGACGGCGTTGGCGGCGAAGGCCACGCCGATCGAGGCGGCGGAGGTCGCCAACATCGCCGCGGGGGTGGAGGTGGCCAAGCGCGGCGTGGCCACGGTCTCGCCGGCCGAGGTGCTGGCGGCGCACCGGGGCGCGTAG
- a CDS encoding asparaginase, producing MPTPFRLEATRGGIAESVHRVSVAVVDAQGRLVAEHGDPALVAFWRSAAKPFQAMPMVADGVADRVGFTARELALACASHSSEPAHLEVVDGMLRKVGIGEEALACGPHPPLSPAVAEQVLRHGITMTPRWSNCSGKHTAMVAMARARGWPVAGYERTEHPLQQRILAEVARWTGLAEDRIVQGVDGCTVVSFGLPLAAMALAYARFGTSGEPAARRLREAMAGFPEMIGGRNRLCTDLGLAARGAVIAKLGADGVYCAALPGPGLGVALKVEDGDMLSLGPALLGVLRALAERLPLGFDPAGLGAAVDRHAEIPIHNTRGAVTGTLRATGALRFPD from the coding sequence ATGCCCACCCCCTTCCGGCTCGAGGCCACCCGCGGCGGCATCGCGGAATCGGTGCACCGGGTCTCGGTGGCGGTGGTGGACGCGCAGGGCCGCCTGGTGGCCGAACATGGCGACCCGGCGCTGGTGGCCTTCTGGCGCTCGGCGGCCAAGCCGTTCCAGGCCATGCCGATGGTGGCCGACGGCGTGGCCGACCGGGTGGGCTTCACGGCCCGCGAGCTGGCCCTCGCCTGCGCCTCCCATTCGAGCGAGCCGGCCCACCTCGAGGTGGTTGACGGCATGCTCAGGAAGGTGGGGATCGGCGAGGAGGCGCTGGCTTGCGGCCCGCATCCGCCGCTCTCGCCGGCGGTCGCGGAGCAGGTGCTCCGCCACGGCATCACGATGACGCCGCGCTGGAGCAACTGCTCCGGCAAGCACACCGCCATGGTGGCCATGGCGCGGGCGCGCGGCTGGCCGGTGGCGGGGTATGAACGGACGGAGCATCCGCTGCAGCAGCGGATCCTGGCGGAGGTGGCGCGGTGGACCGGCCTCGCCGAGGACCGGATCGTCCAGGGCGTGGACGGCTGCACGGTCGTGTCGTTCGGGCTGCCGTTGGCGGCGATGGCGCTGGCCTATGCTCGGTTCGGCACCTCGGGGGAACCGGCGGCCCGCCGACTCCGGGAGGCCATGGCCGGGTTCCCGGAGATGATCGGGGGCCGGAACAGGCTGTGCACCGACCTCGGCCTCGCGGCGCGGGGCGCGGTGATCGCCAAGCTCGGGGCGGACGGCGTCTACTGCGCCGCGCTTCCGGGCCCGGGGCTGGGGGTGGCGCTCAAGGTGGAAGATGGCGACATGCTGAGCCTGGGGCCCGCGCTCCTCGGCGTGCTCCGCGCGCTGGCGGAACGCCTCCCGCTCGGGTTCGACCCGGCGGGGCTCGGGGCGGCGGTGGATCGCCACGCCGAGATTCCGATCCACAACACCCGCGGCGCCGTCACGGGGACGCTGCGGGCCACCGGCGCGCTGCGGTTTCCGGACTAG
- a CDS encoding carboxymuconolactone decarboxylase family protein: MARQDHLDEPTLTLVRFAAAIAQGFEPELRQGAAACKSAQVPVPWVEELLLQSVLMVGYPRTLIAFTIWRKVSRVPAPPSDPDGDYRQLPQWTVRGEETCGIVYGANYKRLRENVKELHPALDQWMIIEGYGRTMGRPGLDLLRRELCTVAQTAVLEAPRQLHSHLRGSLHAGATFGQVEAVLSVVNPLLSYDQWKKVKELWQTVREGWEPEE; this comes from the coding sequence ATGGCACGGCAGGATCACCTGGACGAACCGACGCTGACCCTGGTCCGCTTCGCGGCGGCCATCGCGCAGGGCTTCGAACCGGAGCTGCGCCAGGGCGCCGCGGCGTGCAAGAGCGCCCAGGTGCCGGTCCCGTGGGTCGAGGAACTGCTGCTCCAGTCGGTGCTGATGGTGGGGTATCCGCGCACGCTCATTGCCTTCACCATCTGGCGCAAGGTGAGCCGGGTGCCGGCGCCGCCCAGCGACCCGGACGGCGACTACCGGCAGCTGCCGCAGTGGACCGTCCGCGGCGAGGAGACCTGCGGCATCGTCTACGGCGCCAACTACAAGCGCCTGCGGGAAAACGTGAAGGAACTGCACCCGGCGCTCGATCAGTGGATGATCATCGAGGGCTACGGCCGGACCATGGGCCGGCCGGGGCTCGACCTGCTCCGGCGGGAGCTGTGCACCGTGGCGCAGACCGCGGTGCTCGAGGCGCCCCGGCAGCTGCATTCGCACCTCCGTGGCTCGCTCCACGCCGGCGCCACCTTCGGCCAGGTCGAGGCCGTGCTGTCGGTGGTGAACCCCCTGTTGTCCTATGACCAGTGGAAGAAAGTGAAGGAACTGTGGCAGACGGTGCGGGAAGGCTGGGAACCCGAGGAGTGA
- the obgE gene encoding GTPase ObgE: MFVDLVTIRVSAGTGGSGAASFARFKYKPKGGPDGGDGGGGGSVYLKADANLATLLDYRYRTVWKAERGVHGKGKNMTGATGDDLFLPVPPGTVARNAETGEPMGEVLHAGETLLVAKGGRGGRGNARFTTSTHRAPREWEPGEEGEERQLELTLKLIADVGLVGEPNAGKSTLLSVISAARPKIADYPFTTLEPNLGVVGLSDSRTFVVADIPGIIEGAHEGKGLGLQFLRHVERTRVLAVMVPLDAPDPQATYDLLRGELRAYSEVLFAKPHLVLLSKRDLLPADAELPVLETPGAIGMVAFSSVAGEGVEDLKAYLWKAVEAARAAEATSPRVDEPLWEGDEGEAWP; this comes from the coding sequence ATGTTCGTTGATCTCGTCACCATCCGCGTCAGCGCGGGCACCGGGGGCTCCGGGGCCGCGTCCTTCGCGCGCTTCAAGTACAAGCCCAAGGGGGGGCCCGACGGCGGCGACGGCGGCGGCGGCGGCTCCGTCTACCTCAAGGCCGACGCCAACCTCGCCACCCTCCTGGACTACCGCTACCGCACCGTGTGGAAGGCGGAACGCGGCGTCCATGGCAAGGGCAAGAACATGACCGGCGCCACCGGCGACGACCTCTTCCTCCCGGTGCCCCCCGGCACCGTGGCGCGCAACGCCGAGACCGGCGAGCCGATGGGCGAGGTGTTGCACGCCGGCGAGACGCTGCTGGTGGCCAAGGGGGGCCGGGGCGGGCGCGGCAACGCCCGCTTCACCACCTCCACCCATCGCGCGCCGCGCGAGTGGGAGCCGGGCGAGGAGGGCGAGGAGCGGCAGCTCGAGCTCACCCTCAAGCTGATCGCGGACGTCGGCCTGGTCGGGGAGCCGAACGCGGGCAAGAGCACCCTGCTCTCGGTCATCTCCGCCGCCCGGCCCAAGATCGCCGACTATCCCTTCACCACCCTCGAGCCCAACCTCGGCGTGGTGGGGCTGTCGGACAGCCGCACCTTCGTGGTGGCCGACATTCCCGGCATCATCGAGGGCGCGCACGAGGGGAAGGGGCTGGGCCTCCAGTTCCTGCGCCATGTGGAGCGGACGCGGGTGCTGGCGGTGATGGTGCCGCTCGACGCCCCCGACCCGCAGGCCACCTACGACCTGCTGCGGGGCGAGCTCCGGGCCTACAGCGAGGTGCTGTTCGCGAAGCCGCACCTGGTCCTGCTCTCCAAGCGCGACCTCCTCCCCGCCGATGCCGAGCTGCCGGTGCTCGAGACCCCTGGGGCCATCGGGATGGTCGCGTTCTCGTCGGTGGCCGGCGAGGGCGTGGAGGATCTCAAGGCATACCTCTGGAAGGCGGTCGAGGCCGCCCGCGCCGCGGAGGCCACGAGCCCCCGGGTAGACGAGCCGCTGTGGGAGGGCGACGAGGGCGAGGCGTGGCCCTGA